One Bos taurus isolate L1 Dominette 01449 registration number 42190680 breed Hereford chromosome 14, ARS-UCD2.0, whole genome shotgun sequence genomic region harbors:
- the H3-5 gene encoding histone H3.3C produces MARTKQTARKSTGGKAPRKQLVTKAARKSAPSTGGMKKPHRYRPGTVALREIRRHQKSTELLIRKLPFQRLVREIAQDFKTDLRFQSAAIGALQEASEAYLVGLFEDTNLCAIHAKRVTVMPRDIQLARRIRGERA; encoded by the coding sequence ATGGCTCGAACCAAGCAGACTGCTCGGAAGTCAACGGGTGGGAAAGCGCCCCGCAAGCAGCTGGTCACAAAAGCAGCCAGGAAAAGCGCCCCCTCTACCGGCGGGATGAAGAAACCTCATCGCTACAGGCCCGGGACTGTTGCGCTTCGAGAAATCCGTCGTCACCAGAAATCCACCGAGCTTCTGATCCGGAAACTGCCTTTCCAGAGGCTGGTGAGGGAGATCGCCCAGGATTTCAAAACCGACTTGCGGTTCCAGAGTGCCGCCATCGGTGCGCTGCAGGAGGCTAGCGAAGCGTACCTGGTGGGCTTGTTTGAAGATACTAATCTGTGTGCCATCCACGCTAAGAGAGTAACCGTCATGCCCAGAGACATCCAGTTGGCTCGCCGGATACGGGGAGAGAGAGCTTAA